From the Aerosakkonema funiforme FACHB-1375 genome, the window CCACCAAATCGAATTTTTTGCCGTTGATGAGGGAATTACTTTCTCAGACCTCAAAGGCACGATTAAGGTATTTTTGGAACAAATGTTTGGCGAAGAAATGCCGATTCGTTTTCGCGCCAGTTATTTCCCTTTCACGGAACCTTCAGCAGAAGTGGATATGCAGTGGAAAGGCAAATGGTTGGAAATCATGGGTTGCGGTATGATCGATCCCAATGTCCTCAAAGCTGTAGGTTACGACCCAGAAGTTTACACGGGATTTGCCGCAGGTTTTGGTGTGGAACGAGTGGCGATGGTGCTGCATCAACTCGATGATATTCGGCGGATGTATAGCAGCGACTTGCGCTTTTTGCGCCAATTCTAATTAATTTCAAATTTGAGATTTCAGATTGCAAATTTAATTAAATCGGCAATCTGAAATTTTAAATTATATTTCATATTGCAAAAAAAAACACTTTCTTATCTGCGTTTATCTGCGTTTATCTGTCTTAATCTGTGGTAAAAATTTAACCCGTAATTCCCACAGATAATCTTTCGTATCACTGATGTACAAACGGACACAATATCAAATCTGCAATCTGCAATCTAAAATCTGAAATTACCAATTTCATTTTAAATGGCAAATCGAATTCAATCTGAAATTAGCAATCTGCGATCTGAAATTATCAACGAGTAGTTGACTGGCTTCCTCAGCCGAAAGGGGATGGCTGAAGAGAAAACCTTGCATTTCTTCGCAATTGAGCGATCGCAAGCAGTTCATTTGTTCTACAGTTTCCACCCCTTCCGCCACAACGCTCAAGTTGAGACCTCGGCCCAAGGCAATGATGGCGCTGGTAATGGCGGCGGACTGGGGATCGTTCTCCAGATCCCTGACAAAGGCTCGATCGATTTTCAGCGTGTCGAACCCAAATTTCTTCAGATAGTTGAGGGAAGAATAACCGATGCCAAAATCATCGAGGGCGATGCGAACACCCATCCGCTGCAATTGCGCGATCTTGGCTCTAGAAAAATCGACATTCTGCATCGCAATCGTTTCTGTAATTTCCAATTCCAGAAACTCAGGTGCCAGTTTGGTTTCCTGCAAAACCTGGGCTACGGTTTCTACTAAACTCGGTTGTTGGAATTGTCTGACGGAGAGGTTAACTGCTATTCGCACTTTTGGCAAACCGGCATCTTGCCAAGCTTTATTTTGGGCGCAAGCTGTTTGCAAAACCCAAGTGCCGATCGCAAATATCAGTCCATTTTCCTCAGCCAGGGTGATAAAAGTTTTGGGAGAAATTAGCCCCAATTGGGGATGCTGCCAACGCACTAAGGCTTCCATATGAGTGATTTCGCCTGTGTTAACGTTGACTTGTGGTTGGTAGTATACTACAAATTGTTGTTCTTGAATAGCTTGGTGGAGACTATTTTCCAGTTCCAATAATTCCGAAGCTTGGGAATTCATTGCTGGAGTATAGATTTGATAGTTATTTCTGCCTTCTGCTTTAGCGCGGTACAAAGCAGCATCGGCATTGATTAAGAGGGTGTGTGCATCTTGACCGTGTTGCGGATAAATGGCTATGCCAATGCTGCTGGTAATGTAGAGTTGATGACCTTCTATATCAAAGGCAGGTTTGAGAACATCGATAATTCTTTGGGCTATTTTGGTGGCATCTTCTATGCCGTTAATTTCGGGTAGAAGGAGGGTAAATTCATCACCTCCCCAGCGAGCAATGGTATCATCGACTCGCAGGCAGCTTTTCAATCGTTGGGTGGCGCTCTGCAACAAGCGATCGCCCACGGCATGACCCAAGGTGTCGTTAATAGTTTTGAAGCGATCGAGATCGAGAAACATGACCGCCATTTTATTGCGGTGCTTGTGCGCTGTTTCCAAAGCTAGGGAAAGGCGCTCGTTAAGTAAAGTGCGGTTGGGTAAACCGGTGAGCAGGTCGTGGTAAGCTTGATACCTAATTGTAGCTTCTGCCA encodes:
- a CDS encoding putative bifunctional diguanylate cyclase/phosphodiesterase: HSPTPPLSQLRVPISIDEQLWGYIGFEDYRQQRQWSSGEESILIAMAASIGGALKRQLAEATIRYQAYHDLLTGLPNRTLLNERLSLALETAHKHRNKMAVMFLDLDRFKTINDTLGHAVGDRLLQSATQRLKSCLRVDDTIARWGGDEFTLLLPEINGIEDATKIAQRIIDVLKPAFDIEGHQLYITSSIGIAIYPQHGQDAHTLLINADAALYRAKAEGRNNYQIYTPAMNSQASELLELENSLHQAIQEQQFVVYYQPQVNVNTGEITHMEALVRWQHPQLGLISPKTFITLAEENGLIFAIGTWVLQTACAQNKAWQDAGLPKVRIAVNLSVRQFQQPSLVETVAQVLQETKLAPEFLELEITETIAMQNVDFSRAKIAQLQRMGVRIALDDFGIGYSSLNYLKKFGFDTLKIDRAFVRDLENDPQSAAITSAIIALGRGLNLSVVAEGVETVEQMNCLRSLNCEEMQGFLFSHPLSAEEASQLLVDNFRSQIANFRLNSICHLK